A single Pogoniulus pusillus isolate bPogPus1 chromosome 27, bPogPus1.pri, whole genome shotgun sequence DNA region contains:
- the PHLDA1 gene encoding pleckstrin homology-like domain family A member 1: MLESGCKAVKEGVLEKRSDGLLQLWKKKRCILTEEGLLLIPPKQQPPQPQQQQPPPPMPAEPGTKIKELHFSNMKTVDCVERKGKYVYFTVVMAEGKEIDFRCAQEQGWNAAITLQMVQYKNRQAILAVRSTRQKQQHLAQQPHGPRLRTASNSA; the protein is encoded by the coding sequence ATGCTGGAGAGCGGCTGCAAGGCGGTGAAGGAGGgcgtgctggagaagaggagcgacgggctcctgcagctctggaagaAGAAGCGCTGCATCCTCACGGAGGAGGGGCTGCTCCTCATCCCTCCGAAGCAGCAGCCACCGCaaccgcagcagcagcagccgccgccgccgatGCCGGCCGAACCGGGGACCAAGATAAAGGAGCTTCACTTCTCCAACATGAAGACGGTGGATTGCGTGGAGCGGAAGGGCAAGTACGTGTACTTCACGGTGGTGATGGCCGAGGGGAAGGAGATCGACTTTCGGTGCgcgcaggagcagggctggaacGCGGCGATCACGCTGCAGATGGTGCAGTACAAGAACCGCCAGGCCATCCTGGCCGTCCGCTCCACccgccagaagcagcagcacctggcgcAGCAGCCGCACGGCCCGCGCCTCCGCACCGCCTCCAACTCCGCCTAG
- the NAP1L1 gene encoding nucleosome assembly protein 1-like 1 isoform X2 encodes MADIDNKEQSELDQQDMEDVEELEEEETGEDANSKARQLTVQMMQNPQILAALQERLDGLVGTSTGYIESLPKVVKRRVNALKNLQVQCAQIEAKFYEEVHELERKYAALYQPLFDKRSEIINAIYEPTEEECEWKADVEEDISEMKEKAKLEEEKKDEEKEDPKGIPEFWLTVFKNVDLLSDMVQEHDEPILKHLKDVKVKFSEVGQPMSFTLEFHFEPNDYFTNEVLTKTYRMRSEPDDSDPFSFDGPEIMGCTGCQIDWKKGKNVTLKTIKKKQKHKGRGTVRTVTKTVTNDSFFNFFSPPEVPESGDLDDDSEAILAADFEIGHFLRERIVPRSVLYFTGEAIEDDDDDYDEEGEEADDEEGEEEADEENDPDYDPKQKDQNPAECKQQ; translated from the exons CAAAGAACAGTCTGAACTTGATCAACAGGATATGGAAGATGTTGAAGAATTAGAGGAAGAAGAAACTGGCGAAGATGCCAACAGCAAAG CTCGACAGTTGACTGTGCAGATGATGCAAAATCCCCAGATTCTTGCAGCCCTTCAGGAAAGACTTGATGGTCTGGTAGGAACATCTACAGGATATATAGAAAG CTTGCCTAAGGTTGTTAAAAGACGTGTGAATGCCCTCAAGAACCTTCAAGTTCAGTGTGCACAGATAGAAGCAAAATTCTATGAGGAAGTTCATGAGCTGGAAAGAAAGTATGCTGCTCTCTATCAGCCCTTATTCGACAAG CGAAGTGAAATCATCAATGCAATTTATGAGCCTACAGAGGAAGAATGCGAGTGGAAAGCAGATGTTGAagaagatatttca gaaatgaaagagaaagccaagcttgaagaggaaaaaaaagatgaagaaaaagaagaccCTAAAGGAATTCCTGAGTTTTGGCTGACAGTATTCAAGAATGTGGACTTGCTCAGTGACATGGTACAG GAACATGATGAACCTATCCTGAAACACTTAAAAGATGTGAAAGTGAAATTTTCAGAAGTTGGACAGCCTATG AGCTTCACATTAGAATTTCATTTTGAACCGAATGACTACTTCACAAATGAAGTTTTGACAAAGACATACAGAATGAGGTCAGAGCCGGATGACTCTGACCCCTTCTCCTTTGATGGACCAGAAATCATGGGGTGTACAGG tTGCCAAATAGactggaaaaaaggaaagaatgtTACTTTGAAAACCATTAAGAAGAAGCAGAAACATAAGGGTCGTGGAACAGTTAGAACAGTGACAAAAACCGTTACAAATGACTCTTTCTTCAACTTCTTTAGTCCTCCTGAAG TTCCTGAAAGTGGAGACCTG GATGATGACTCTGAGGCAATCCTTGCTGCAGACTTTGAAATAGGTCACTTCTTGCGCGAGCGCATAGTGCCCCGGTCGGTGCTGTACTTCACAGGAGAAGCCattgaagatgatgatgatgat tATGATGAAGAAGGTGAAGAGGCAGATGATGAG gagggggaagaagaagcagatgaagaaaaTGATCCTGATTATGACCCAAAA cAGAAGGATCAAAACCCAGCAGAATGcaagcagcagtga
- the NAP1L1 gene encoding nucleosome assembly protein 1-like 1 isoform X1: MADIDNKEQSELDQQDMEDVEELEEEETGEDANSKARQLTVQMMQNPQILAALQERLDGLVGTSTGYIESLPKVVKRRVNALKNLQVQCAQIEAKFYEEVHELERKYAALYQPLFDKRSEIINAIYEPTEEECEWKADVEEDISEEMKEKAKLEEEKKDEEKEDPKGIPEFWLTVFKNVDLLSDMVQEHDEPILKHLKDVKVKFSEVGQPMSFTLEFHFEPNDYFTNEVLTKTYRMRSEPDDSDPFSFDGPEIMGCTGCQIDWKKGKNVTLKTIKKKQKHKGRGTVRTVTKTVTNDSFFNFFSPPEVPESGDLDDDSEAILAADFEIGHFLRERIVPRSVLYFTGEAIEDDDDDYDEEGEEADDEEGEEEADEENDPDYDPKQKDQNPAECKQQ, encoded by the exons CAAAGAACAGTCTGAACTTGATCAACAGGATATGGAAGATGTTGAAGAATTAGAGGAAGAAGAAACTGGCGAAGATGCCAACAGCAAAG CTCGACAGTTGACTGTGCAGATGATGCAAAATCCCCAGATTCTTGCAGCCCTTCAGGAAAGACTTGATGGTCTGGTAGGAACATCTACAGGATATATAGAAAG CTTGCCTAAGGTTGTTAAAAGACGTGTGAATGCCCTCAAGAACCTTCAAGTTCAGTGTGCACAGATAGAAGCAAAATTCTATGAGGAAGTTCATGAGCTGGAAAGAAAGTATGCTGCTCTCTATCAGCCCTTATTCGACAAG CGAAGTGAAATCATCAATGCAATTTATGAGCCTACAGAGGAAGAATGCGAGTGGAAAGCAGATGTTGAagaagatatttca gaggaaatgaaagagaaagccaagcttgaagaggaaaaaaaagatgaagaaaaagaagaccCTAAAGGAATTCCTGAGTTTTGGCTGACAGTATTCAAGAATGTGGACTTGCTCAGTGACATGGTACAG GAACATGATGAACCTATCCTGAAACACTTAAAAGATGTGAAAGTGAAATTTTCAGAAGTTGGACAGCCTATG AGCTTCACATTAGAATTTCATTTTGAACCGAATGACTACTTCACAAATGAAGTTTTGACAAAGACATACAGAATGAGGTCAGAGCCGGATGACTCTGACCCCTTCTCCTTTGATGGACCAGAAATCATGGGGTGTACAGG tTGCCAAATAGactggaaaaaaggaaagaatgtTACTTTGAAAACCATTAAGAAGAAGCAGAAACATAAGGGTCGTGGAACAGTTAGAACAGTGACAAAAACCGTTACAAATGACTCTTTCTTCAACTTCTTTAGTCCTCCTGAAG TTCCTGAAAGTGGAGACCTG GATGATGACTCTGAGGCAATCCTTGCTGCAGACTTTGAAATAGGTCACTTCTTGCGCGAGCGCATAGTGCCCCGGTCGGTGCTGTACTTCACAGGAGAAGCCattgaagatgatgatgatgat tATGATGAAGAAGGTGAAGAGGCAGATGATGAG gagggggaagaagaagcagatgaagaaaaTGATCCTGATTATGACCCAAAA cAGAAGGATCAAAACCCAGCAGAATGcaagcagcagtga
- the NAP1L1 gene encoding nucleosome assembly protein 1-like 1 isoform X3, giving the protein MADIDNKEQSELDQQDMEDVEELEEEETGEDANSKARQLTVQMMQNPQILAALQERLDGLVGTSTGYIESLPKVVKRRVNALKNLQVQCAQIEAKFYEEVHELERKYAALYQPLFDKRSEIINAIYEPTEEECEWKADVEEDISEEMKEKAKLEEEKKDEEKEDPKGIPEFWLTVFKNVDLLSDMVQEHDEPILKHLKDVKVKFSEVGQPMSFTLEFHFEPNDYFTNEVLTKTYRMRSEPDDSDPFSFDGPEIMGCTGCQIDWKKGKNVTLKTIKKKQKHKGRGTVRTVTKTVTNDSFFNFFSPPEVPESGDLDDDSEAILAADFEIGHFLRERIVPRSVLYFTGEAIEDDDDDYDEEGEEADDEEGEEEADEENDPDYDPKKDQNPAECKQQ; this is encoded by the exons CAAAGAACAGTCTGAACTTGATCAACAGGATATGGAAGATGTTGAAGAATTAGAGGAAGAAGAAACTGGCGAAGATGCCAACAGCAAAG CTCGACAGTTGACTGTGCAGATGATGCAAAATCCCCAGATTCTTGCAGCCCTTCAGGAAAGACTTGATGGTCTGGTAGGAACATCTACAGGATATATAGAAAG CTTGCCTAAGGTTGTTAAAAGACGTGTGAATGCCCTCAAGAACCTTCAAGTTCAGTGTGCACAGATAGAAGCAAAATTCTATGAGGAAGTTCATGAGCTGGAAAGAAAGTATGCTGCTCTCTATCAGCCCTTATTCGACAAG CGAAGTGAAATCATCAATGCAATTTATGAGCCTACAGAGGAAGAATGCGAGTGGAAAGCAGATGTTGAagaagatatttca gaggaaatgaaagagaaagccaagcttgaagaggaaaaaaaagatgaagaaaaagaagaccCTAAAGGAATTCCTGAGTTTTGGCTGACAGTATTCAAGAATGTGGACTTGCTCAGTGACATGGTACAG GAACATGATGAACCTATCCTGAAACACTTAAAAGATGTGAAAGTGAAATTTTCAGAAGTTGGACAGCCTATG AGCTTCACATTAGAATTTCATTTTGAACCGAATGACTACTTCACAAATGAAGTTTTGACAAAGACATACAGAATGAGGTCAGAGCCGGATGACTCTGACCCCTTCTCCTTTGATGGACCAGAAATCATGGGGTGTACAGG tTGCCAAATAGactggaaaaaaggaaagaatgtTACTTTGAAAACCATTAAGAAGAAGCAGAAACATAAGGGTCGTGGAACAGTTAGAACAGTGACAAAAACCGTTACAAATGACTCTTTCTTCAACTTCTTTAGTCCTCCTGAAG TTCCTGAAAGTGGAGACCTG GATGATGACTCTGAGGCAATCCTTGCTGCAGACTTTGAAATAGGTCACTTCTTGCGCGAGCGCATAGTGCCCCGGTCGGTGCTGTACTTCACAGGAGAAGCCattgaagatgatgatgatgat tATGATGAAGAAGGTGAAGAGGCAGATGATGAG gagggggaagaagaagcagatgaagaaaaTGATCCTGATTATGACCCAAAA AAGGATCAAAACCCAGCAGAATGcaagcagcagtga